CCCATTTTAAAAGATCTGGAGTTGTTTGAAGAAATTCCGAACTTTGAAGGCGAAAGCTATAGGGAAAATCCGTTTTCACCGGCACCGGCGCCCGAGCAACCAGAAGCAGAATAATCTAGCGAAAAATGTTTTTAATTCAAACATTGTTAAAAAAAGGGATTATTGACCGCGAAAAGGCCAGCCTTTTTGAGTCGGAATCAAAAGAAAAGGCAAAGAAAGAAGAAGAAGTAATCCTGGAAAGCGGAATCGTCGACGAAAACCTCCTTTTCCGGATAAAAAGCGAAGAATTAAAGATCCCTTTTAAAGAGGTTTTAGCCGAGGAAGTTTCTCTTAAAAGCCTCGAGTTCATCCCGGAAGATTCGGCCAGATACTACAAAATGATTCCTTTAGCCAAGAAGGAAGATGTTCTTGAGGTTGGCATGGTTTATCCCGAAGACATTGCCAACCAAGAGGCTTTGAAATTCCTTTCTAGGCAAGGTAAATGGCGCAGTCAGATTTTCCTGATCAGTTTCAGCAATTTCAACAATCTTTTGAAACAGTACCGAACCATGAGGAAAGAAGTTGAAAGAGCTCTCGGCCAGCTGGAAAAGGATTTGGAGGAAGAAAAGATCAAGCCGGGAGGGATGCCGACGCCGGCCGAGTTTGAAAGGCTGGCCGAAGAAGCGCCGATTACCAAGGTGGTGGCGGTGATCTTGGGCCACGGCGTTGACGGTCGGGCCTCGGACATTCACATTGAGCCGACCGGAGACAACCTGAGGGTGCGCTATCGCCTTGACGGAGTTTTGCACTCCTCGATTTTTCTGCCCTTGAGGTTGCTGCCGGCGATTATCTCCAGAATTAAGATTCTGTCTAACATGAAGATTGACGAGGTTAGGATTCCCCAGGACGGCAGGTTTTCCGCCAAGTTCGACGACAAGAGTGTTGATTTCCGGGTGGCGACTTTTCCGACGGTTTTGGGGGAAAAAGTCGCTATCAGAATTTTAGATCCCGGCCAGTGGCTGAAAAGCCTTGACGATCTGGGCTTAATGGGAAGGAACCTCGATCTGGTAAAGCAGGCTCTCGAAAAGCCCTACGGCCTGATTTTGCTGACCGGGCCGACGGGATCTGGCAAAACCACCACTCTTTACACGCTTTTGAGGATGCTCAACAAGGAGGGAAAAAACATTGTCACTCTCGAGGACCCGGTGGAGTATTTTATCGACGGCGTCAATCAGTCGCAGATCAAGTCAGAAATCGGTTATACTTTTGCCAACGGCCTTCGCCACGTCTTGAGGCAGGCTCCGAACGTCATCATGGTTGGCGAGATCAGAGATGAGGAAACCGCCAACCTGACGACTCACGCCGCCCTGACAGGGCACTTGGTTTTGTCGACCCTGCACACCAACAATGCCCTGGGAGTCATTCCCCGCCTGATTGATTTGGGAGTGAGATCGTTCTTGATCCCGCCGACTTTGGAACTGGCGATCGCCCAGAGGCTGGTCAGAAAGCTTTGCCCGGAATGTAAGAAAAAAATCAAGGCCAGTAAAGAAATGAAAGCTATCATTTCAGGGGAGTTGGAGTCTTTGCCGCAATCTCAAAAACAGGAGATCAAGAACTCTCCGGATTTTGAAATTTATGAGCCCCGAGGCTGCAAAAAGTGCGGCTTCGACGGGTTCTCCGGCAGGACCGGCCTTTTCGAGATTATGGAAATGACCAAGAATTTGGCAGAGCTCATTTCCGAAGAGCCTTCGGAAAGCAAGATCGCCCAAGAAGCTTTCAGGCAAGGGATGATCACGATGAAGCAGGACGGAATTCTGAAGGTCCTACTAGGGATAACCACCATAGAAGAAGTTATAAGGGTGGCCGAGGAGA
This genomic window from bacterium contains:
- a CDS encoding GspE/PulE family protein, producing the protein MFLIQTLLKKGIIDREKASLFESESKEKAKKEEEVILESGIVDENLLFRIKSEELKIPFKEVLAEEVSLKSLEFIPEDSARYYKMIPLAKKEDVLEVGMVYPEDIANQEALKFLSRQGKWRSQIFLISFSNFNNLLKQYRTMRKEVERALGQLEKDLEEEKIKPGGMPTPAEFERLAEEAPITKVVAVILGHGVDGRASDIHIEPTGDNLRVRYRLDGVLHSSIFLPLRLLPAIISRIKILSNMKIDEVRIPQDGRFSAKFDDKSVDFRVATFPTVLGEKVAIRILDPGQWLKSLDDLGLMGRNLDLVKQALEKPYGLILLTGPTGSGKTTTLYTLLRMLNKEGKNIVTLEDPVEYFIDGVNQSQIKSEIGYTFANGLRHVLRQAPNVIMVGEIRDEETANLTTHAALTGHLVLSTLHTNNALGVIPRLIDLGVRSFLIPPTLELAIAQRLVRKLCPECKKKIKASKEMKAIISGELESLPQSQKQEIKNSPDFEIYEPRGCKKCGFDGFSGRTGLFEIMEMTKNLAELISEEPSESKIAQEAFRQGMITMKQDGILKVLLGITTIEEVIRVAEEK